A single genomic interval of Lathyrus oleraceus cultivar Zhongwan6 chromosome 7, CAAS_Psat_ZW6_1.0, whole genome shotgun sequence harbors:
- the LOC127101977 gene encoding uncharacterized protein LOC127101977, which yields MTLNKDVFEELCDQDGGFVLLGNNKACKIAGIGSVRFKLHDESIRILINVSYVLYLKSKFISLGESYKKGYVSNEEKSILRLMKGLKEVLRDVKKQGLYTLEAKVVSGSTYVASINPTSKTESWHKRLSHGDFKKRKLWVFIKKIKDETFENFKSWKTLVKKQTDRKVKRLKTDNGLEFCNEAFDNYCVAYGIARHITTACTPQQNGLDESWSEYQNLWRRAGIGRDFYGGGASDVEVKNPYEVKEEAQGANNNEETDINYMLARDRPRKVIKSPQRLGYVYLIAHALISTNKVLDEETRDYKEFMRSQDKTEWMKSMDDGMKSLYDNNPWS from the exons ATGACTCTAAACAAAGACGTGTTTGAGGAATTATGTGACCAAGATGGTGGATTTGTGCTGTTGGGAAATAATAAAGCTTGCAAGATTGCAGGAATTGGAtctgtgagattcaagctccatgatgagtcaataaggaTATTGATTAATGTCAGTTATGTGCTCTACCTTAAGAGTAAGTTTATTTCTCTTGGGGAATCctacaagaaaggatatgtttcCAATGAAGAGAAAAGTATCCTAAGGTTAATGAAGGGGTTGAAGGAAGTCTTGAGAGACGtgaagaaacaaggcttgtatacccttgaggctAAGGTTGTAAGTGGTTCAACATATGTGGCATCCATAAACCCTACATCGAAAACAGAGTCGTGGCACAAGCGACTTAGCCAT GGTGATTTTAAAAAAAG aaagttatgggtattcatcAAGAAGAttaaggatgaaacttttgaaaattttaaaagtTGGAAGACCCTGGTCAAAAAACAAACTGATAGGAAGGTCAAGAGGTTAAAGACCGACAATGGTCTTGAGTTTTGCAATGAGGCTTTCGACAACTATTGTGTTGCGTATGGTATTGCAAGGCACATAACTACTGCATGTACTCCGCAACAAAATGGTCTGGATGAAAG TTGGTCGGAATACCAAAATCTTTGGAGAAGAGCTGGAATAGGAAGAGATTTCTATGGAGGTGGAGCAAGTGATGTTGAAGTGAAAAACCCATATGAAGTCAAAGAAGAAGCACAAGGTGCTAATAACAATGAAGAGACTGATATTAACTATATGCTGGCAAGAGACAGGCCGAGAAAAGTCATCAAGTCACCTCAGAGACTTGGTTATGTATATCTTATAGCTCATGCCTTAATCTCTACAAATAAGGTTCTAGATGAAGAAACTAGAGACTATAAGGAATTTATGAGGAGTCAAGACAAGACTGAATGGATGAAATCCATGGATGATGGGATGAAATCTCTTTATGATAATAACCCTTGGAGTTGA